The following proteins come from a genomic window of Vidua chalybeata isolate OUT-0048 chromosome 2, bVidCha1 merged haplotype, whole genome shotgun sequence:
- the LOC128783999 gene encoding transient receptor potential cation channel subfamily V member 6-like produces MGVPLFGESNPFYSRIWNGLSQKLQGKKSWDKHLDEIYLLQQKRIWESPLLQAAKENNLAAIRKLLTDGTCDIYQRGAVGETALHVAAMYDNLEAAVALMEAAPELINERMTSELYEGQTALHIAAANQNTTLVKALLKRGANASTARATGHFFRRSSQNLFYFGEHVLSFAACVGNEEIVQLLIENGADIRAQDALGNTVLHILVLQPNKTFACHMYSLILSYDRNKEGPGSLELIPNNEGLSPFKLAGVEGNTVMFQYLMQKRKQNLWSFGPLSTVLYDITEIDSWAEDQSFLELIVSTKKREARQILDLTPVKELVSLKWNMYGRPYFCFLALFYILYMVCFTMCCVYRPLKPRTGNRTSSRDNTVYVQKMLQESYVAYEDELRLVGELITVIGAVVILVLEIPDILRVGAAKYFGQTILGGPFHIIVITYACMILVTMVMRLTSTTGEVVPMSFALVLGWCNVMYFARGFQMLGPFTIMIQKMIFGDLMRFCWLMAVVILGFASAFYIIFQTENPENLGQFYNYPMSLFTTFELFLTIIDGPANYDVDLPFMYSVVYFAFAIIATLLMLNLLIAMMGDTHWRVAHEQDELWRAQVVATTVMLERKLPRCLWPRSGICGRDFGLGDRWYLRIEDRVDPNKHKMMRYTEAFKAQDRDNYDKGSEKLETNGDTLCKKKMSALSLSRSTSRTSSHRGWEILRRNTFRQLCGEVGPAVDEEVYDV; encoded by the exons GATCTGGGAATCCCCACTCCTCCAGGCTGCCAAAGAGAACAACCTTGCTGCCATTAGGAAACTTCTCACTGACGGAACATGCGATATCTATCAGAGAG GCGCAGTGGGAGAGACTGCCCTTCATGTAGCTGCCATGTATGATAACTTGGAGGCAGCAGTGGCTCTGAtggaagcagctcctgagctTATCAATGAGAGGATGACATCAGAACTTTATGAAG GACAGACAGCTCTCCACATTGCAGCAGCCAACCAGAACACCACGCTGGTGAAGGCTTTGCTTAAGAGAGGAGCCAATGCCAGCACGGCAAGGGCCACTGGACACTTCTTCAGGCGCAGCTCCCAGAACCTTTTCTATTTTG GGGAACATGTTTTATCATTTGCTGCCTGTGTGGGAAATGAGGAAATTGTACAGCTGCTCATTGAAAATGGAGCTGACATTAGAGCTCAAGATGCTCTGG GTAACACTGTTCTTCACATCCTGGTTCTCCAACCTAATAAGACGTTTGCCTGCCACATGTACAGCCTGATACTTTCCTATGACAGGAACAAAGAGGGACCAGGGTCACTTGAACTGATTCCTAACAATGAGGGGCTTAGTCCATTCAAACTGGCTGGAGTTGAGGGCAACACTGTG ATGTTTCAATACCTTATGCAGAAGCGGAAGCAGAATCTCTGGTCCTTTGGCCCCTTGAGCACTGTGCTGTACGATATCACCGAGATTGACTCCTGGGCTGAAGATCAGTCCTTCCTTGAGCTCATAGTATCCACCAAGAAGAGAGAG GCACGCCAGATCTTGGACCTAACACCTGTGAAGGAGCTGGTGAGCCTGAAGTGGAACATGTATGGTCGTCCCTATTTCTGTTTCCTGGCCTTATTCTACATCCTCTACATGGTCTGCTTCACCATGTGCTGCGTCTACCGGCCTCTGAAACCCCGCACAGGCAACAGaaccagcagcagggacaacaCAGTCTATGTCCAGAAAATGCTCCAG gaatcATATGTGGCATATGAGGATGAGCTGAGGCTGGTGGGGGAGCTGATCACAGTCATTGGAGCTGTAGTAATTTTGGTCCTTGAG ATTCCAGATATTCTTAGAGTTGGAGCAGCAAAATACTTTGGACAAACAATCCTAGGAGGGCCTTTCCACATAATTGT CATCACATATGCTTGCATGATCCTGGTGACCATGGTGATGCGTCTCACCAGCACAACTGGGGAGGTGGTGCCCATGTCCTTTGCCCTGGTGCTGGGATGGTGCAACGTCATGTACTTCGCTCGGGGCTTCCAGATGCTCGGACCTTTCACCATCATGATCCAGAAG ATGATTTTTGGAGATCTCATGCGCTTTTGCTGGCTCATGGCTGTGGTGATATTGGGCTTTGCATCAG CTTTTTACATCATCTTTCAGACAGAGAACCCTGAAAACCTTGGGCAGTTCTACAACTATCCCATGTCCTTATTCACCACTTTTGAGCTGTTCCTCACTATCATTGATGGCCCTGCAAACTACGATGTGGACCTGCCCTTTATGTACAGCGTGGTGTACTTTGCTTTCGCCATCATTGCCACCCTCCTTATGCTCAACTTGTTAATTGCCATGATGGGTGACACCCACTGGAGAGTGGCCCATGAGCAGGAtgagctctggagagcccag GTTGTTGCTACTACTGTCATGTTGGAGCGGAAGCTGCCACGGTGCCTCTGGCCTCGCTCGGGAATCTGTGGGAGGGACTTTGGGCTGGGGGACCGATGGTATCTCAG AATTGAAGACAGGGTGGATCCCAACAAACACAAGATGATGCGGTACACAGAGGCATTTAAGGCTCAGGATAGGGATAACTATGACAAAGGTTCAGAAAAGCTGGAAACCAATGGGGACACCTTGtgcaagaagaaaatgtctGCTCTGTCACTGTCACGGAGCACATCCAGAACTAGTTCTCACCGTGGCTGGGAGATACTGAGGCGCAACACCTTCCGCCAGCTCTGTGGAGAGGTTGGTCCTGCTGTGGATGAGGAGGTCTATGATGTCTAA